The segment AGTTAAATTTTTTCATGATTAAATTTAAAAAAATCACAGAAAGGGTAATAAAATAGTTAGATTCTTAATATGAGATCATTTTAAAATCTCTTTTATGTTGTTTAACTTTCCTTTAAAAAATTTAGCTAAAGAGACCAATAGAGAATCTTTTAGAAAAGTTCTCATTGTTAGACTTCCATGCAACCCGATATTTCCGATAGGGCCTATTTATTTAGCGGATCATATTCATAAGTGTTTTCCTGAGATAGATCAACAATTCATAGATTTAGCAATAGTACCGCTAAATAAAGTATCTAAATATCTAAAAAGAAAAATTGACCAATTCAGACCTCATATAATTGTTTATTCTTGGAGGGACATACAAATATACGCACCAGTTGACGGAAGAAGTGGCAATCCTTTGCAAAACTCATTTGAAGTTTTTTATTCGAGTAATATTTTAAAAAAAATTAGAGGTGCTTGGGGAGGTCTAAAGTTAATAACATCACATTATGAAGAAATAAATAGAAATACATCCTTAGTAAAGATGGGTCTCAATAGAGCTCAAAAATACAACAAATCTGTAAAAGTGATTTTAGGAGGAGGAGCTGTAAGCGTTTTCTACGAACAGCTAGGTAAGTTATTACCCAAAGGTACAATAATTTCTGTTGGAGAAGGTGAGAACCTTATCGAAAAAGTTCTTAAGGGTGATTCTATTATCGAAGAAAGATGTTATCTTGCTGGGCAAAAACCTAGAAATAAATTAATACATGAACAGCCATCAGGAACAATTAAAACAGCTTGTAACTACAAATATATTAAATCTATTTGGGCTGAGTTTGATTGGTACATAGAAGGTGGTGATTATTATGTAGGAGTTCAAACCAAAAGAGGTTGTCCACATAATTGTTGTTTTTGCGTTTATGGAGTTGTAGAGGGTAAAAAAGTTCGAGTTAATCCCGTAAATGAAATTATTGAAGAAATGAAGCAACTTTATGAGATGGGAGTTAGAGGTTTTTGGTTTACTGATG is part of the Prochlorococcus marinus subsp. pastoris str. CCMP1986 genome and harbors:
- a CDS encoding photosystem II high light acclimation radical SAM protein; amino-acid sequence: MLFNFPLKNLAKETNRESFRKVLIVRLPCNPIFPIGPIYLADHIHKCFPEIDQQFIDLAIVPLNKVSKYLKRKIDQFRPHIIVYSWRDIQIYAPVDGRSGNPLQNSFEVFYSSNILKKIRGAWGGLKLITSHYEEINRNTSLVKMGLNRAQKYNKSVKVILGGGAVSVFYEQLGKLLPKGTIISVGEGENLIEKVLKGDSIIEERCYLAGQKPRNKLIHEQPSGTIKTACNYKYIKSIWAEFDWYIEGGDYYVGVQTKRGCPHNCCFCVYGVVEGKKVRVNPVNEIIEEMKQLYEMGVRGFWFTDAQFIPTKNHIQDAKLLLQAIKDQGWTDLKWAAYIRADNIDRELAQLMVETGMSYFEIGITSGSQELVRKMQLAYNLKTVLENCRMLVEAGFRNHVSVNYSFNVFDETPNTIKQTVAYHRELENIFGKGLVDPAIFFIGLQPHTLLEKYALENNILKPSYNPMSMMPWTARKLLWNPGPLGKKLGEVCLEAFDNKDDEFGKTVINILERNYGKSSLDDSLKVRKLSERKLTAAKV